Proteins co-encoded in one Spirosoma endbachense genomic window:
- a CDS encoding PadR family transcriptional regulator — protein sequence MKRPFLGELEEIVLLTVAALQQGAYCASITQTIDGQMARSISFPTVHTTLQRLQQKGFVASQMGGATAERGGRQKRLFVVTTAGQRALIECRHLRTQLWDQIPTPILQLWGA from the coding sequence ATGAAACGACCCTTTTTAGGTGAGTTGGAAGAGATCGTCTTGCTAACGGTAGCCGCCCTGCAGCAAGGGGCCTACTGTGCCTCAATCACCCAAACCATTGATGGGCAAATGGCCCGTAGCATCAGCTTTCCTACGGTCCATACCACCTTACAACGGCTCCAGCAAAAAGGATTTGTCGCTTCCCAGATGGGCGGGGCGACGGCCGAACGGGGAGGCCGTCAGAAACGCCTATTTGTAGTAACCACAGCCGGGCAGCGGGCGCTAATCGAATGTCGACATCTGCGTACCCAATTGTGGGACCAGATTCCAACGCCAATTCTACAGCTATGGGGCGCTTAA
- a CDS encoding transposase: protein QVVLTPQLEQKVISLYSVGNSYADISQHLSEMYGYSLSDSELAAITDKVIPAMREWQNRPLESLYTLVWLDGIYYKVRQDGKVVT, encoded by the coding sequence ACAGGTGGTACTGACACCTCAGCTCGAACAGAAGGTAATATCACTTTACAGTGTGGGCAATAGTTACGCTGACATTAGCCAACACCTGTCAGAGATGTACGGCTATTCACTGTCAGACAGCGAGTTAGCTGCTATTACAGACAAAGTCATCCCGGCCATGCGGGAGTGGCAGAACCGGCCATTGGAAAGTCTGTACACCTTGGTGTGGCTAGACGGCATTTATTACAAAGTGCGTCAGGATGGTAAAGTGGTCAC
- a CDS encoding IS4 family transposase, with product MITDLDFQHTYRQKLTDFSRNRTLSFPKIVVGLINLFNRSIAVELTKLLGHIHGSEAPFCSKQAFSKQRQKLKPEAFVALNDQLIQQFYADGAFATFHGFRLLAIDGSTLQLPESSEIVQHYGRSSNQTACVPMARCSLAHDILNQLTLHAILTPYRSDDRTMAWQHLEWFESDGQARGKLDDFPTLLLLDRGYPAIDLIAHLQRLKINFLMRISSQSSLQEVRDFAASGQSRATVTLNVTTAKRKKNIRLQTILRQLDQAPLVVELIAFDLPDGLKAYLITNLPAQQYGLDFFTEAYRKRWGIETQYAFDKTLLEIENFSSKKVEGVGQDFHASILCRNISGLLNLDAQQHWVQPQSPTLSTKPFYRVNRSVSLGLLKDELVDMLFGNQSVEVTYDRLVAQVSRHKSLSKPNRAFSRQRKRPRKPQINRRRAT from the coding sequence ATGATTACCGATTTGGATTTTCAGCACACATACCGCCAAAAACTCACTGATTTTTCTCGCAATCGGACGCTGAGTTTTCCCAAAATTGTGGTAGGGCTTATCAATCTTTTCAATCGGAGTATTGCCGTCGAACTCACTAAACTCTTGGGGCATATACACGGAAGTGAGGCTCCATTTTGCAGCAAACAAGCCTTCTCTAAGCAACGTCAGAAACTTAAACCGGAAGCCTTTGTGGCTTTAAATGATCAACTTATTCAGCAATTCTACGCCGATGGAGCCTTTGCTACGTTTCATGGTTTTCGTTTACTAGCCATCGATGGAAGTACCTTACAGTTACCAGAAAGCTCAGAGATTGTGCAACACTATGGCCGCTCTTCCAATCAAACCGCTTGTGTTCCTATGGCTCGATGCTCACTGGCTCATGATATACTGAATCAGTTAACCCTGCATGCCATTTTAACTCCCTATAGGAGTGATGATAGAACGATGGCATGGCAACATCTGGAGTGGTTTGAATCGGATGGCCAAGCCAGGGGTAAGCTTGACGATTTTCCTACCCTACTCCTATTGGACCGAGGCTACCCTGCCATTGACTTGATCGCGCACTTACAGCGACTAAAGATCAATTTTTTGATGCGCATTAGTTCACAAAGTTCGTTACAAGAAGTTAGGGATTTTGCCGCTTCAGGACAGTCCAGGGCTACAGTTACGTTGAATGTGACTACAGCTAAAAGAAAGAAAAACATACGCTTACAAACTATACTTCGACAATTAGATCAGGCACCACTGGTAGTCGAATTAATCGCCTTCGATTTACCTGACGGGCTTAAGGCATATCTGATTACCAACTTGCCAGCCCAGCAATATGGGCTAGATTTCTTTACCGAGGCTTACCGCAAACGCTGGGGTATAGAAACCCAGTATGCCTTTGATAAAACGCTGTTGGAAATCGAGAATTTTTCTAGTAAAAAAGTGGAAGGAGTAGGCCAGGACTTTCATGCCAGTATCCTATGCCGCAACATCAGTGGCTTACTAAATTTAGACGCTCAGCAACACTGGGTGCAGCCGCAAAGTCCTACACTCTCTACCAAGCCATTCTACCGGGTCAATCGGTCTGTCTCCTTAGGCCTCCTTAAGGATGAGTTAGTTGATATGCTCTTTGGGAACCAGTCTGTAGAGGTTACTTATGATCGGTTAGTGGCTCAAGTAAGTCGGCATAAATCGTTGTCGAAGCCAAACCGAGCATTTAGCCGCCAACGGAAAAGGCCTAGAAAGCCCCAAATTAATCGAAGAAGAGCAACTTGA